In Mesoplasma florum L1, the DNA window ATTATGGCTGGTTTTTGCTCTGACTTAGTTGGATCAATGATTAATATAACTGGTACATTTCATTTTGGATTTATGCTTTCAAAAATATTTATTGGTTTTTGTGGATCGTTGGTGTTTATTTTTAAGAAGAATAATTTCTGATTTATTAAAATGATATTCTTTTTAATCTTTAGTTTAGCGATAACAAGTTTTTTAATAACACCAATTTGTTTGGTAGCTAGTGGTTTAGGAAGTCTAGCAACAATTAATTATGTTAAAAAAATAATTATTCTTCCTATTGAGTTATTAATTTTTATTCCAAGCTTATTTGCTTGTTTAAAAATTTCTAGTTTGCTGTTAAAAAACGAAATACAACAGCCATCAAAACCTTGGTTTTTAAGGCATGGGGAATTGAAATTTCATATAGATAAAAAAGCAAATAAGTAGTTTGCTTTTTTATATTTGCTCACTATTATTTTTTTAATAAACAATTATAGTAAAATTATAATAATAAAAACAAGGAGTTTTAAAGATGAGTAAATTAACAATAAAAGAATTAGTAAATAAGTTTGATTTTGAGATCATTTCAGGAGCTGAACATATTGATAGTGAAATAACAGTTTATGGACTTAACCGTGCTGGATTAGAGTTAACAGGTTATTTCAATGAAAAAGAAGATAAGAAACATAAACGTGCAATTTTAATGTCTTCAAAAGAAAATAATTATATGTCTCAATTTTCTGATGAAGAAGCATATGAAAAATATAAAAACCTAATTAAAATGGGTTCTCCAGTAATAATAGTTACTCAAAAATTTACAGATGAAAGATTGAGTAAAATAGCAAAGGAATTTAACTTTCCGTTATTAAAAATTAATTACCCATCAACAAGTGAATTAACACAAAAAATATTAGATATTTATGATTTATATTTTGCTCCTACAATAGAAGTGCATTCTACATTAATGAATATTTATGGAAAAGGAGTTCTTATCTTTGGACAATCAGGAATTGGTAAATCAGAAGTATCTCTAGAATTAATGAAAAAAAACCACTTGTTTGTTGGTGATGATAGAATAGTTATTTCAAATAGAAATAGTGAATTATTTGGTAAATCACATGCTCTTTTACAAAATTTAATTGAGGTTAGAGGAATTGGAATAATAGATATTTCAAAAGTTCAAGGACAACAATTAATAATGCCTGAGACAAAGATACATATGGGTATTGAATTATTTAAATTTCAAGAAGGTGGAATTGACAATACTGATAGATTAGGCAATGAATGAACTCAAAAAGATTTCTTAGGATTAAAAATACCTTACTTAAGAGTTCCTGTTAGTGCAGGACGAAACTTAGCAAATATTATAGAAGCCGCAGTTGGGCAATTAAAAGTTAACGAAAGTTCTGATGCTCAAGATATTATTGAATTATTAGCTAAAAGAAATAGTGAATTAGCAGAATAGAGGAAAAATGTGACAACAATACCAAGATTTTTATAGATGAATAAATATATCTAATAAAACACCTGAAGACATGCGTCTTCTTTTTGGTCTTGTCCCAGCATATCCGGTATTCATGTTTTTAGGAATTTGTTTAGTCATATTAGTAACTGTAATACAAATGAATAAAAGAAAAATACCCTTAAGAGAATTAGAAATTGGTATCGTCATAGTTGTACCAATCGGTATAATTGGTGGAACTTTTTTCGGGAAAATATTTTTAAATAATTATCAGAGTTGATCAAATTTTTATAAGGTATTTTTCTTTTGACAACCAGGTATGTCATTTTTTGGCGCATTAGCGCTTGGATCTGCAGCAGGTTTTGGTTGATTTTATAAAAGAAGTAAAACAACTCAAATTTCAATGTGAGTTTATTTGGATTTGATATTAGTAAATATTCTTTTAGGTCACGCATTGGGTAGATGAGGAAACTTATATAACCAAGAAATCTTAGGTAATCCAGTAAGTTATGAAAGTATTTCTTGGATGCCTAGTTTTATTAAAAATAGATTATTTTATTTTCCGCCATTAATAAACTTTACAAATGTTGCTGATGGAAGAAGCTTATACTCAGACCCAACTTGATGAGTTAGAATATTCGATTCTACAGGACAACTAAACACAGCATATACTGATAACTTTACATACAATGGTCAGACATTAACTCAAGTTATGCTTGGTGAAATACAATATAGATCTCCATTATTTTTAATTGAAGGTTTAGGTAATATAGTTTTATGAATGTTAATAACATTTGGTGTTAGAAACATCAATAGATTCTCAAACAAAGGAAATAATCCATGAAAACTTTGTCCTGAAGCTTATCCATGCTTATGAAATCCAAAATTTAAAACGATATCAGAAGAAAAGTTAAAGGACTGATATACTTTAGCTCCAGTTAAATATAGAAAAGTTAAAGTAAAAACTGAGAATGGTGAAACATTAGAATTAACAATGAGTTTAAGAAGTGTTTGGAATAAAGCATATTATTGAGTTGAACCAGATTATGATGCTAACAAGAAATTGTATGCTGAAATTGAAGAATGAAAAAATGATTTATATAAAACTACTCTTAAATATCAAAATGATAAAAAACAATTAAAAGTTAAATTAGAAAAAATGAAATTAGAGTTTAATAAAAAGTATAAATTTACAAAACAAAGTTTACAAAATCAGTTAAAAGAAGACTATAAAAAGAACATAATTATAGAAAAAGAAAAACTAGCAGAAAAAAAAGCAGAGATAACTAAAAATTTTACATTTGGTGAAAGATATTTAGGATTTAATCCATATGGAAAAGAATTAGAAAAAGCCAATAACCCTAATAATTTTATTGTTGCAAGAAGTGGAATAGCTTCTGGTAGTTACATATTGGGTTATGGTATACTAAGAACAATATTAGAAACTCAAAGACAAGCTACAGAATATATGATTCCAAATCATGTGGTTGCCAATTTTTTAGTCTTAAGTTTAATAATATTAACAGGAATATTTATTATTTTTATGGCGCAATTTGTAATTCCATATAAATGAAGAGAAATAGGGTGATTATATGAAAAAACATATTAATGAAAATTTAAAAGATATTTTAATCATTGGTGGTGGACCTGCAGGTTTGACTGCTGGGGTTTACGCAGCAAGAGCTGGAATGAAAACAATCATTTTAGAAAAAGAAGCACCAGGTGGGAAAATGGTTAAAACTGACACAATTGAAAACTACCCAGGCTTTGATAGTATAAAAGGACCAGACCTTGCATTAAAAATGTACATGCAAGTAATGAATCTTGGAGCTGAATTTGTATATGATGAAGTTATTAAAATTGAAAAAATGGACAATTATTTTATTGTAACTACTTTAAACGGGCAAATAATTGAAGCTTTAAGTGTT includes these proteins:
- a CDS encoding folate family ECF transporter S component, with the protein product MLFWITNIIAMLLIIAMFFIGIFIDKIHAKKFTVKNITLLGLIVALSIILTNVIGYSMVFGFRIMIGNFMIFFAGMVFGPLGGIMAGFCSDLVGSMINITGTFHFGFMLSKIFIGFCGSLVFIFKKNNFWFIKMIFFLIFSLAITSFLITPICLVASGLGSLATINYVKKIIILPIELLIFIPSLFACLKISSLLLKNEIQQPSKPWFLRHGELKFHIDKKANK
- the hprK gene encoding HPr(Ser) kinase/phosphatase, translated to MSKLTIKELVNKFDFEIISGAEHIDSEITVYGLNRAGLELTGYFNEKEDKKHKRAILMSSKENNYMSQFSDEEAYEKYKNLIKMGSPVIIVTQKFTDERLSKIAKEFNFPLLKINYPSTSELTQKILDIYDLYFAPTIEVHSTLMNIYGKGVLIFGQSGIGKSEVSLELMKKNHLFVGDDRIVISNRNSELFGKSHALLQNLIEVRGIGIIDISKVQGQQLIMPETKIHMGIELFKFQEGGIDNTDRLGNEWTQKDFLGLKIPYLRVPVSAGRNLANIIEAAVGQLKVNESSDAQDIIELLAKRNSELAE
- a CDS encoding prolipoprotein diacylglyceryl transferase family protein yields the protein MWQQYQDFYRWINISNKTPEDMRLLFGLVPAYPVFMFLGICLVILVTVIQMNKRKIPLRELEIGIVIVVPIGIIGGTFFGKIFLNNYQSWSNFYKVFFFWQPGMSFFGALALGSAAGFGWFYKRSKTTQISMWVYLDLILVNILLGHALGRWGNLYNQEILGNPVSYESISWMPSFIKNRLFYFPPLINFTNVADGRSLYSDPTWWVRIFDSTGQLNTAYTDNFTYNGQTLTQVMLGEIQYRSPLFLIEGLGNIVLWMLITFGVRNINRFSNKGNNPWKLCPEAYPCLWNPKFKTISEEKLKDWYTLAPVKYRKVKVKTENGETLELTMSLRSVWNKAYYWVEPDYDANKKLYAEIEEWKNDLYKTTLKYQNDKKQLKVKLEKMKLEFNKKYKFTKQSLQNQLKEDYKKNIIIEKEKLAEKKAEITKNFTFGERYLGFNPYGKELEKANNPNNFIVARSGIASGSYILGYGILRTILETQRQATEYMIPNHVVANFLVLSLIILTGIFIIFMAQFVIPYKWREIGWLYEKTY